ATGCCGCCGGCATACACCAGCGGCTCGGTCACCTGCTCGGGCAGGCTGTGCAGCATATAGCTAATCGGAGTATGGCCGTGGATGATCTGGCGGCCACCGAAATCGGCCAGCATCTGGGCCGCGCGCGCCGCGCCGTCGGGGTCGGCGTCGATAAACGCCTTGCGCTCGCCAAACTGATCGAGCAGGTGATCCCAGGCAGGAGGATCGTCGGTGTGCATGAGCGTGCGAAATGCCGTGTTGACCTCGTCGATCGTCGCGCCGTAGCTGCTATAGAACGTCGCATCGGCATGGATGAGCAGCAGGTCGTCGACCAGCGCCATCGCCGGCAGGTCGCACAGCCATGCGATCTGCTCGGGCGTCAGCCGGGCCAACTCGTCGTCGTTGCCGCCATTGCGCCGCCAGGCCCACAGGAACGTGCCGCTACGAGCAGTGCGCGTCTCGCCGAAGCGCTGCGCCGAAAGGATCAGCGGCTCGTGGTTACCGAGCAGCGCGGCGACCTGGCCGCCGGCTGCGGCCGCCTCGGCCTGTAGCCGCATGAGCAGCGCCACCGACTCGACGCCGAACGGGCCGCGGTCGAAGAAATCGCCCATGAGCCACAGCCGGGCCGTGCCGCCGGCCCAGCCCAGCTCGGCATCGGCCAAGCCGGCCTGGTGCAACAGATCGACCAGCTTGTCGTACTGGCCGTGGATATCGCCGATAATATAGAGCGCATCAGGAATCGTCATCGCGACTCATCCTCCTCGGCACGATGGACAGCGAACAGTAGCCTGGTATGGCTCGGCCGCCGGCCCGGCGCGTGCAGGCGCATAGGCGCTTGTTGAGCTGTGCCTAGATTGTACACACAAAAGATGATCGGCATATAAAGCCGAGTGATCCAAAAGCTGTCGGATATCTAACAAATCTCCAACTTAAGGCGGTTTGATCGCCCTGCCCTGATCGTGTAAAATAGACCCAGCGATTCACAACAACTTGATTCAGAAGGATGTCGCGGTTATGCCTACCTATGTCTATGCGTGTGACACATGCGGCGCTCAGTTCGAGCAGTTCCAATCCTTCAAGGACGAGCCGCTGCGAACCTGCCCATCATGCGCTAGCGCAGTGCGGCGGGTGTTCCAACCAGTGGGCATCGTATTTAAGGGCTCAGGTTGGTATATCACCGATAGCCGCAAATCGAGCAGCGCCTCGGTCACCGGCGATGAACCCGCCGCCAAGCCCGAAGCCAAACCCGAAGCCGCCCCGAGCAGCGCCTCGGCCGCCAAGCCCGAGCCGAGCAGCGAAACCAAACGTAGCAGCGAGACCAAGAGCAGCAGTGAAAGCACGC
The sequence above is drawn from the Candidatus Kouleothrix ribensis genome and encodes:
- a CDS encoding serine/threonine protein phosphatase; translation: MTIPDALYIIGDIHGQYDKLVDLLHQAGLADAELGWAGGTARLWLMGDFFDRGPFGVESVALLMRLQAEAAAAGGQVAALLGNHEPLILSAQRFGETRTARSGTFLWAWRRNGGNDDELARLTPEQIAWLCDLPAMALVDDLLLIHADATFYSSYGATIDEVNTAFRTLMHTDDPPAWDHLLDQFGERKAFIDADPDGAARAAQMLADFGGRQIIHGHTPISYMLHSLPEQVTEPLVYAGGMCVNVDGGMYLDGPGFVYRPIDGRVFYGTLVSHDTLASAEDEAV
- a CDS encoding zinc ribbon domain-containing protein yields the protein MPTYVYACDTCGAQFEQFQSFKDEPLRTCPSCASAVRRVFQPVGIVFKGSGWYITDSRKSSSASVTGDEPAAKPEAKPEAAPSSASAAKPEPSSETKRSSETKSSSESTPANV